In Haliscomenobacter hydrossis DSM 1100, the DNA window GTTAGCCATAAAATTTCGCCTTTTTTGGTAATGCCCAGAGCGGTGCGAGGGTGGCGGGTGGTGTTGAACGAGCGTGAGGTAAGTGCAATGGCTTGAGTGTGATGAATGAGCAAAGGGCCGGTGACCATGATGTTGTCCTCATTCAAACGTTTTTCCCAGCCGACAATGCTGTCTCCTTTGACGATTTGCACCTGATTGTCGTGGATCACAATGGCGCTGCGCTGGTGTTCAGCCAGAAATTTACCCGCAGGGCGAGTGGTATCCAACGTGATGCCATCGATTCGAATGAAGTCTACCGAACCACCATTTTTGATGTCAAAAAAAGTGCCGTTTAGGGCAGCCAGGGCTTCAGCCTGTTTGCCCAGTGTACTGGTCGGCAGTAAGGTTTTGCCTCCCGAACCGAAGGAAAGATTCAATGGGCGGTGTCTTTTTTTGATCCGCAAAATGTTGATGTTTTGATTGGCGTGAAACAACTCGCCGTTGGCAAAGTGGTGGCGCTCCCAACTGACTTTGGGTGCAATTTTGGTGTTTTGCCAGTTGGCTTTTCTGATGAGTTGAAACAGGCTATCCTGCTGCGCAGGGAGGAGGATTGGAATGAACAAAAGGGTGAAAATGAGCCGGTACATCGCATAGGTTTTGCCACAAAGATAAGCCAAGAAAAGTAGTAATAGTTTAGTGCACCGCCTATATCCTTGAGCGTCGTGATTGCATAACTAAGGTGTCTAAGGTCTGTCGATTACCCACAAATCCACAGATTAGATTTTTTGACGCAGCTTCGCTGCTTGATTTTAACACGACGACACGACGTACTCAGCGCTGCGCGCCGAGTGTCCCCAACGCTTGCCGTTGGGTGGTAGCGGTAGCTAATCGTCGTGTCGTCGTTACGTCGTGTCGTCGTGTTAAAAAGATTTGGCGAAGCCGAATCCATTTAATGTGTGCGGATTTGTGGGTAATTGACAGGTCTAAGGTTTCTTAGGTGGTGAAAATATGCTACTGTGGGGCTTTTTTTTACCACCTAAGAAACCTTAGACACCCCAGACACACCTTAGGAATTATGTACCTACGGTGCTCGGCGGTAACGGCGGAAAAGAACGAAGATTTTACGAAAATAATTTTTGTTCTTTGTACCCACAACTGAAGCAAAATGAGCCAACCCGCCTACGTACTCCTCATCGATTGTACCGACCAAAAGGGTCTGGTACACAAAATCACCGGCGTATTGTACAGCCAAAATGTCAACATCATCGGCAACCAGGAATTTGTGGAGCGGGAACAAGACCGCTTTTTTATGCGTACCGATTTTTCGGGCAAAATCAACGCTACGGCCATTTTGGAAGAACTCCAGAAGGTGTTGCCAGCGGATGCCAGCATCAGTCTGCGGCCCAAACGCGCCAAAAACATCGTGGTGCTGGTCACCAAGGAGCAGCATTGCCTGGGGGAATTGTTGGTGCGCCACCAGTTTAATGAACTCAATGCCAATATCCTGGCGGTGATCGGCAATCACGATACGCTTAAACCCTTTACCCACCAGTTTGGCGTCAATTTTCATTTGGTTTCTCATGAAGGAAAAAGCCGGGAAGAACACGAAAAAGAGGTATTGGAAGTGGCAAAACGTTACGATCCCGAGTATCTGGTTTTGGCCAAATACATGCGGATTTTATCGCCGGAGTTTGTGCGTAATTTCCCCAACCGCATCATCAACATCCATCACTCCTTTTTGCCTGCTTTTATTGGTGCCAACCCCTATCGGCAAGCGTACGAGCGCGGGGTGAAAATCATTGGCGCTACGGCGCATTTTGTCAACAACGATTTGGATGAAGGGCCCATTTTGATGCAAAACGTCATCCCGGTAGATCATACGTATTCGGTGCAGGACATGATGCAAAGTGGCCGTGATGTGGAGAAAATTGTGCTGGCCCACGCCTTGAAGTTGGTCTTCAATGATAAGGTGGCCGTGGTGGGGAACAAGACGATTGTATTTGATTAACTCAAATTACACATTTTTTTACCGCAGAGTGAACGGAGTATACGCAGAGTTGCACAGAGTT includes these proteins:
- a CDS encoding phosphodiester glycosidase family protein; amino-acid sequence: MYRLIFTLLFIPILLPAQQDSLFQLIRKANWQNTKIAPKVSWERHHFANGELFHANQNINILRIKKRHRPLNLSFGSGGKTLLPTSTLGKQAEALAALNGTFFDIKNGGSVDFIRIDGITLDTTRPAGKFLAEHQRSAIVIHDNQVQIVKGDSIVGWEKRLNEDNIMVTGPLLIHHTQAIALTSRSFNTTRHPRTALGITKKGEILWLTVDGRAKESAGMSLFELSRLMSALGCVEAINLDGGGSTTLWIDGVTKTGVANMPCDDKVFDEYGERKVSNVLLLSRKKLRN
- the purU gene encoding formyltetrahydrofolate deformylase yields the protein MSQPAYVLLIDCTDQKGLVHKITGVLYSQNVNIIGNQEFVEREQDRFFMRTDFSGKINATAILEELQKVLPADASISLRPKRAKNIVVLVTKEQHCLGELLVRHQFNELNANILAVIGNHDTLKPFTHQFGVNFHLVSHEGKSREEHEKEVLEVAKRYDPEYLVLAKYMRILSPEFVRNFPNRIINIHHSFLPAFIGANPYRQAYERGVKIIGATAHFVNNDLDEGPILMQNVIPVDHTYSVQDMMQSGRDVEKIVLAHALKLVFNDKVAVVGNKTIVFD